AGTGCAGGAATAAGACCTCCTGTTACCTTTAACGCATTTATTACAGAAGTAGGAATTATAGTTAATACTTTTTCAAGACCTTTAGAACCAAAATAAAGAGCAATAAATGAAGGAATGAAATAAGTTAATATCGGGAAAACTTGCGATGCGAACAAATTCATGTTTTTTACTCCCCTTATATTACCTTCCTTTGCATAGGTTTCTGCTTTGTGTACCCAGATTGCATTCAAAGTCATCTTTGCATTAAAGCATATTAAGCCCAATGCACCAAGAGGAACCGCAACTGTAAGTGCAGCCTCTGGAGGCAGCTTTACAGCCATAGCTAAAGCAGTTCCTAAATAACCTGCCAAAGCCATATCAGAAGGAAGCGCTCCCCCTACGGCTACCATGCCAAGATAAGCCATTTGAATATTAGCACCAACCTTTAGTCCATATACAACATCACCAAATAAAAGTCCGTTAATAAGCCCTGCTACAAGAGGCGCACCGAAATAGAATGACCATCGAAGGAACATAGGCATTGCAGTGGCCACATACCACGTTACTAAAGCAATTATAAGTGCCTGTAGAAATAATGACATACTACACAACTCCTTTTATATATTTGATTAAAAATCCTTTAATTCTTTCACAGGGTCGTTTGGTAGCATTCTAACAATTACCCTGCAACCAGCTTCATCAATTTTATTAAGTATTTCTTTCTCACGGTCAGTTAGATATATGTTTTTGCATACCTTGTTTCTCATTGGTGCGGACCCTATATTACCTAAATCAATGGAGCCAAGCTTGATGTTCTTTTCAATAAGTCTCAATACATATAAAGGATTCTTGAAAAGCAATATAGCCGGAGTATTATTTGTATCATTTTGATACTGCTCAACCATTTTTTCTACATTGAAAACCTCAAGCTTAATATTGGAGGGTGCAGCTAATATTAAAACCTGCTTCATGAAATCATCCTTATATATATCATCATCCACTATCAAAATTCTATTTGCTTTAGAGTACCCTATCCATGCAGTCATGACCTGACCGTGTATTAGTCTTTCGTCTATTCTGCTTAATACAATATTCATCTTTTCACCTCCTCTCATCTTTCTTACTCATCTCATAGAAAAAGTCCTTAATTCCCTGTCTGCCTGCCTCAATAGCAGTCTTCTTAAGTTCGTTCATTAAAGCTTCCTCAGGTGCTAAAAGCACTTCCAAAAGCATTGGCAAGTTTGCACCTGTCAGTATTTCAATTTTCTTTTCTCCTTTATATCCATGCACTATTTGAATTGCTGTATTAAATGGTGTTCCCCCCAATAAATCCACTAATAGAAGCACTTCCTCATAAGGTTCCTCAAATATTTCAACATTCATTTTTTCCTTGAACTTCTGCAAATCATCTCCCGTTTCAATGCCTAATGCCACTAAATCTTCATAATCAGTAAACATTCTTGATGTGTTTACCAGCTCCAGTGCTAGCTTTCCATGTGAAGCTATTATAATCTTTCTCAAATGTATCCTTCCTCTCTCGATTGAATTGTGTCAGTTATACAATATATTCCAGCAATTACCATGCCAACATGAAAAACCCCTCAAAAGTCTTTGAAAACACTGGGTTTAACACAGGTATAAATGTGTGTCAAAAATAATAGATATAGTATTGTAAAGTGTGTTAGATAAAGGAGCTTTTAGATGAGTAGTAGAAAAGAAAAAATTTATAATACTATAAAAACGCTAACTGAAAAGATTATTAATGACTCGATAAATATCACAGGTGTTGAAACTCAGGTAATCGCTGAAAAATCAAACTTTGACAGGAGTAACGTGTCAAGGGAACTAAATGTTTTGCTTAAGGAAGGCAGGGTTATCAAGATAAAAGGCAAACCTACTCTGTATCTTGAGAAGTCTGCTTTATTAGAAAAATTTAAAAAAAGCCATCTTCCTGAAGCCTTCGACAGCATTGAAGATTTAGTGAAGTTTGTCAATAGTAACACAGATAAAAACCTAACCAACAGTACTACAGCAAATTCAAACATAAAAAATTCTCAATTCTCTTCGGACAGTTTTAAAAGTCTTATAGGTTTTAATGGTAGCCTCACACAGCAAATCGAACAAGCCAAGTCCGGAGTTTTATACCCTCCTCATGGGCTTCATATGCTTATTCTAGGCGAAACAGGGGTAGGAAAAAGCACCTTTGTAGAATCCATACATAAATTTCTTATAAGCACAGATAAAAACCGCAGCAGTGCGCCTTTAGTCACTTTAAACTGCGCTGATTACAGCTATAACTTTCAATTGATATATTCCCAGCTTTTTGGATATGTAAAAGGAGCATTTACAGGGGCTGATAAGGATAAGGATGGATTAATTGAAAAGGCTCAAAATGGAATACTCTTTTTAGACGAGGTTCACAGGCTTCCTTCGGAAGCTCAGGAAATGCTTTTTCAGCTTATAGACAAAGGCCAGTATAGAAGACTTGGAGATACTAAGCTTATACAAAACAACAAGGTTCTAATCATCTGCGCAACAACCGAGGACCCGGAGTCCTCCATGCTTCAATCTTTTCTAAGGCGAATCCCTATTGTTATAAACATACCCAGACTTTCCGATAGACCAATCTATGAGAAGATTGAAATCATGAACTACTTTTTTAATAAGGAATGTAATAGGCTGAATGAAACCATGGAAGTAACTCGTCATGTGTTCCTTTGTCTCTTGTCCCACGAATTCAAATCAAATATAGGAGAGCTCTACAGTACAATTCAGATTATATGTGCAAAGGCATATCTTGATAAAATAATGCACAACAAAAGAACCATAGAAGTAGATGTATCACATCTGCCTAAAGTGCTTCTAGAAAATTTCAGCAAAAACAGATTTCTTATTGAAGAAAAGATAAGCCACTATCTCTTCCAGGTTAAAGAAATCGTCTATTATAATCCAAAGGAAATCAGCCCTCAAAGCATTACTTATACCTCTTCGGACAAATATAACTATGACTATTATAATTTGATACAGGAAAAATATCAGGAGTTTGTCACTAAGAATTATTCTAAAACAGATATTTGGACCAGTCTCGAGCATACTATAGAGGATTATTTTCAAAACTTCTTTTACAAGCTAAAAAGTAATTCTGAGCTAGATGAAAATCTAATCCTTAAATTTATTGATCAACTCTCCTACTTTAAAATATCAAATATCATTGAAAGCCTTGAAGAGATTCATTATATAAAAAAGAACACCAATGTATTATATGGATTCATGCTGCACATTGAAAACCTAATAAACAGAATCAGGCAGAACAGGTATATCCGACAGATTAATATTGAAAGAATAAAAAACCAGCACCCGGAAGAATTCATGATTGCAGAAAAGATACGCATATTAATAGAAGAAAATTTCTCAATCCAGGTTCCGATAGATGAAGCAGCTGTTCTAACTTTATTTATTCACTCAACCAAATCTATGAGCAATAAAAATGTAATAAACGTTATTGTCATATGTCATGGAAATTCTATAGCTACAGACATGGCGGCAGTAGCCAACACGCTTCTAGGTGTCAATCATGCCTTAGCATTAGATATGCCTCTTGATATGAGCGTAAGAGAAATGGAAATCAAGGTACTAAATTTAGTGTCCAGCATAAAGACAACAAAAGGTATTATATTTCTTGTGGACATGGGTTCTTTAACTTTATTAGATAAGAAAATTATTGAGACATTGAAGATACCTACAAAGGCTATAGACATGGTAAGTACTCCTATGGTTATTGAAGCTACAAGAAAATCATTACTTCCTGAAATGACTCTGGAAGCTCTGGAAGTAGACCTCCAGTCCTTTTCTCTAGCGCAGAGAACTTCAAATAACGAATTTGTATATGAGAATAATAACTTTTTGAGAAGGGTTTATTCAGACGTGCTTGTAGACACTTTTACGTTTTTAGACTCTAATAAGGCCATAAAGCTCTTGTTGGAATCTTTTAATTTTATAATACAAAACTTGGGACTGAAGAGTAATGATGGACTTACTATAAAGTACTTGTTTCATACATCAGCCATGCTTGAAAGAGTTATAAAAAAAGAGCCGCTGGGGTTTTATAAGGATGAAAGTGAAGCTCTGGCTAATACTGAGCTTTTGTTTATCATTAAGGAAGGGTTCAAGATTATTGAGCAGAGCTTTGGAATCGAAGTACCAGAATCAGAGTTTTGTTATGTTATAGAAATTTTCTTACCTTATGTGGAGAGAGTAGTAGAACCACAAAGAAAATAAAACTCAAATGTTTCCTAACCCCTTCAATCATTACAATATATCTTAAAGCTGCTACTCCTAAGCTTAGTGTATCTTATTAAGAACTTCTTAGCAAACCAGATATATAACGGACAGGAAATGGATATAATATATGCTCATGCTGAAAATCTAATTGACCTGGTGCTTAAGTATAAAGAAAAATCGAAAGGTGCTGCAGAGTATAAAGCCCGCAGCACCTTCTTTAAATCAATTTTATTCCTCGGATTCAATCCTACCAAAATACAAGCCATCATAATATTTGCCTTCTATAAAGTAGTGATCTTTAAAGCGCCCCTCCAACACGAAGCCATTCTTTTCAAGCACACGGGCTGATCCAAGGTTTGTATCCACTACATTACCGTAGAGCTTATGAAGCTTAAGGGTTTCAAAGGCAAAGCTGCTCATCAATGCAACAGTCTCAGTTCCATAGCCCTTTCCCCAGCAGTCTTTATCAAAAACATAGCCAACTTCAGCTTTGCTTGCCTCTTTATCAAATTTAAAAAGCATGGCTGTACCTATAACTTCCTCAGTTCCCTTAAGAACTACAGAAGCATATATACTAGTTCCTTCATTCTCATTTTTTATCATTTTTTCTATATGTTCACGAGTTTCCTCTAAAGCAGCCATGAGCCTCCAGCCTATAAAGCGCTTAACATCCTTGTCTGAAGCGTATTTATGTACCTTTTCAGCATCCTTTATCTCCAGTGCTTTAAAGTAGATATTCTCACCTGTCATCTTGTGAAATATACTTGCATTTGTATCCTTTTCAATAGAATATACATAGTGAGGCATATCCATATTATAGTAGTGCTTAGTAAATTGCCCTTCAATCTTCATTCCTACCCGTTCTGCCACGTGCTGAGATGGGTAATTGTTATCTCTTATAATGCTTACAACCTTATCTTTGTTAAGAGTGTTAAAAGCATATTCTTTGCAAGCCTTGGCAGCCTCTAAAGCATAGCCTTTATGCCAGTGCTTCCTCTTAAGAAGGTATCCTATTTCTAGTTCTTCCTTATCTTCTACCTTTTGAACAGTTAACCCCACCTGACCTATAAATTCCTCGGTATCCTTATCAATCACTGCCCAAAGGCCAAATCCATGTTTTTCATAATTATTGAGCTGCCAATCAAGCCAATTCTGAACCTCCTCATCGCTAAATGCATGCTCGTAGGCATACATAGTTTCGGAGTCCTGTAGTATTTCGCAAAGGTCTGCATAATCGTTTTGGGTCATTTCCCTCAGATAGGTTCTTTGGGTTTCTATAATTTTTTTCATAATTTTTTCTCCCCATATTTGCCTTTTGATTTTAATTTCCTACTGGTATATTCTGTTCTATAGCAAAAAATCCTTCTTAATTTAGAATTATGTAAAATAAAAATACTCCAAAGCTTTATATCCTTCATTAATTTCCTTAGAAAACAAACAAAGCCCTTGAAATCAAGAGCTTGCGTTTGACTACCTATTAAATTTGTCTGTAATAATTCTTTATTTAAGCAATATTTCAATATGTTTTACTTAGCAGAATATAGCTTTGCATCCAACTCATTTGAAATAGCTATATTATAAATGTAAACATTGCTTATTTCTATAGCAAATAAGTTTTGCATGTGTTCAGATAAATTTAACTTCTCGAAATTCTTGTGATATTCCATTACATAATCTCTGACACTTCCAATATTGGGTTGCAAATAATAGTTTAGTGCATCTTCAGGAATACCATAGCTTTTAGTTAGTATTTCCGGGAACATTCTTCCACCAAATAAATCCGCGATAAATCTAACATAAGCATAGGTTACAATTAGCTCTGGATGTTCTTTATTTACTTCATGTATTCTTGCCACACATGCTTCTGTAGAAGGCAATAACTTCATTTCTGATAATTTATCACCAGCCAGAACTTCTAAATCCTTTTTTATCAATTCAGATCTATACAATTCTTTCGTAGCAAAATATTTAATGCTTTCATGGTCTAAATGCTCATCCAGAGAATCCTCTATAGCCTTATACATAACCTGTAAATTAAAGATATATTCAATGTAACTTTCCTTACTTGCTTTACCTTCAAGCAATCTCTTAATAAAACCACTTTTTTCAGATGCTAAATGCAATGCTTTGGTATTGTTTCTTATATCTATCATAAAATCCATAAATACTCACCTCATTTTATAATTATTATTAACATTCTAATTGATAGTAATTATCTATTAATAATATAACTTAGTTATACCACTCGCTATTATCATTGTCAATTGTATTTTGAACTTTATTTGTATATATGGGTATTTTTTACTAATTATCTATAGCATCCTTTTAATTTCTCTATTCTTTTCACTACCTAGTGATAAATTATAAAAAACAGCTATAGCATTCTGCTATAGCTGCTGCCAGATAAAATTTTATCTGAATCTATGTTTATAAGCTTATCAAATCCGATGACAGGATTATTCTTTAAAAAGGACTTAATTATTTCATATCCAAAATAATAGCCTGCACACCACGGTATTTCTAAAGACTTATCACCAAACATATACCTTTCCTGTACTGATCTATCGGTACTATCTAATACCAAGCTGTACTTTCTCCAAAGCCTTTCATCCTCTGAATTGGTTAAAGGACTCAACCATTTTGGTTCTAAAAAGCTATATAGGCTGCAGGCAAATGCATCCGCCTGGCCTTCGTTAATTAGATATTCCAGCAAGTCGCCTTTCGCAGCTCCTCTTAAGACATACCAATTATGTCCCCACACGCTATGATGGTATTCATGGGCCATCACATAGGGTATCCACTTATCAAAATCTTTAGCTAAAGTATTAATATTGATTAGAATATTACCAAACACATTGGCGCCTATTACGCCGTTCTGAAGGTTTTTAACAGTGGAATTCTCGTCATCTAAAGGATAAAAAGCAATAACCATTTCATCATCATCCTGCTTCACAAGCTCACTGCTAATCCTAGTAAATTCGGCAGCAAGCTCTTCGAAATCTATATCAGCAAAAATATCCAGCTGCTTTTTTAGGGCTTCAATGTCCTTTATGGGCTTCGGTTTCATAAAGGAACAATCAAAGGGTGCCCACTGAGAAATTTCGCTCCAATAAGGTTTAATCATATTTTCTTCCCAAAGCTTATCAAAATTAGAGTTACCTTTCAGAGTAGCTTCAACATATACTTTGGCACTAGCTAATGTATTTATAAACTTAAACTTCATACTATTTACCACACCCTATTCCATTTAATGGTATAGTTTAATTGTAATAGTTTTAAAATGGATTTAATAGGGAAAGTTTAGTTATAAGTAGTTTTTTATCATACCATGAATACCTTATGAACTTTGCCATATATATGATTATTAAAGCTCATAGCTTAAAAAGCTATGAGCTCCAAATACTTGTTAACCTATTAGAATTTACTCATATGTTGGAATTAACTCATAGATGACAGGTTTTATACTGTTACCAACCCACTTAATACTAATTTGATTAATGTCCTTACCAACAGTAAAATTGTTATAGCCTTGTGAGAGAGTTCCTATTTGTACCACATTGTTGCTACTATCTCTGACTTCAACAACTGCGTTGGAGATAGCCGCGCAGTCCTGGAGTATCAATATTTTCTCTACATGCTTAGCTGTTGCGAAGTCAAGCATAAGTTTATCCTCTGCTGTTGGCACACTGGCAGCCTTATATGCAGTATCAATGTTGTGGTCTGCCATATTCAGTACTCCGAAACCTGTTTGACCATCAGGAGTTCCACTTATGGTTATGTCTCCAGCCTTGCGGTTTACTGAGAACTCACGTACCTTTAACCAATCTGAGTCGTTTTGCAAAGCTTTGTACCTTAAATATCTTGCCTTTATTGCCAGCCCCTCTAAGGAAATTTCCCTTTGAGTGAGATTATCTGTTAAAGCTGTCCACGTGCTATTATCGGTGGAATATTCAACAACACCCTTTTTAGTATAGTCTGTGTCACCCCAAGGCGAACCCATCAGTATATTTACAGTCTTAACATCTTTAACCTCTCCAAGATCAACTCCAAAATAGTCTCCCGTATTTTGTGATCTTGCTGTCCAATAGAATGTGTTTGCATCATTATCAGTCATTCTATCAGCAGTATAGTTTTTATAGGTGTTAAAGGATGAGAGTGTTGAGGTCACTTCTGGCTTAGTTGTTCCTACTGAGAATTCTCTTACCTGTATCCAGTACGGTTCATAACCTTCTGCACATCTTAATCTTATATATTGTGCTTTTACAGAAATATTGTTCAAAGTTATATCCGGAACACTTTGTTTCTCTGTTAGTGCCGTCCAATTAACATTATCAAGAGAATATT
The genomic region above belongs to Clostridium swellfunianum and contains:
- a CDS encoding PTS mannose/fructose/sorbose/N-acetylgalactosamine transporter subunit IIC; translation: MSLFLQALIIALVTWYVATAMPMFLRWSFYFGAPLVAGLINGLLFGDVVYGLKVGANIQMAYLGMVAVGGALPSDMALAGYLGTALAMAVKLPPEAALTVAVPLGALGLICFNAKMTLNAIWVHKAETYAKEGNIRGVKNMNLFASQVFPILTYFIPSFIALYFGSKGLEKVLTIIPTSVINALKVTGGLIPALGIGMLLSYLWRKDAAPYFIVGFILSAYLKLDVMSIAILGGCIAALYVFNSKKRGAVNEQ
- a CDS encoding PTS system mannose/fructose/N-acetylgalactosamine-transporter subunit IIB yields the protein MNIVLSRIDERLIHGQVMTAWIGYSKANRILIVDDDIYKDDFMKQVLILAAPSNIKLEVFNVEKMVEQYQNDTNNTPAILLFKNPLYVLRLIEKNIKLGSIDLGNIGSAPMRNKVCKNIYLTDREKEILNKIDEAGCRVIVRMLPNDPVKELKDF
- a CDS encoding PTS sugar transporter subunit IIA; amino-acid sequence: MRKIIIASHGKLALELVNTSRMFTDYEDLVALGIETGDDLQKFKEKMNVEIFEEPYEEVLLLVDLLGGTPFNTAIQIVHGYKGEKKIEILTGANLPMLLEVLLAPEEALMNELKKTAIEAGRQGIKDFFYEMSKKDERR
- a CDS encoding sigma-54-dependent transcriptional regulator, encoding MSSRKEKIYNTIKTLTEKIINDSINITGVETQVIAEKSNFDRSNVSRELNVLLKEGRVIKIKGKPTLYLEKSALLEKFKKSHLPEAFDSIEDLVKFVNSNTDKNLTNSTTANSNIKNSQFSSDSFKSLIGFNGSLTQQIEQAKSGVLYPPHGLHMLILGETGVGKSTFVESIHKFLISTDKNRSSAPLVTLNCADYSYNFQLIYSQLFGYVKGAFTGADKDKDGLIEKAQNGILFLDEVHRLPSEAQEMLFQLIDKGQYRRLGDTKLIQNNKVLIICATTEDPESSMLQSFLRRIPIVINIPRLSDRPIYEKIEIMNYFFNKECNRLNETMEVTRHVFLCLLSHEFKSNIGELYSTIQIICAKAYLDKIMHNKRTIEVDVSHLPKVLLENFSKNRFLIEEKISHYLFQVKEIVYYNPKEISPQSITYTSSDKYNYDYYNLIQEKYQEFVTKNYSKTDIWTSLEHTIEDYFQNFFYKLKSNSELDENLILKFIDQLSYFKISNIIESLEEIHYIKKNTNVLYGFMLHIENLINRIRQNRYIRQINIERIKNQHPEEFMIAEKIRILIEENFSIQVPIDEAAVLTLFIHSTKSMSNKNVINVIVICHGNSIATDMAAVANTLLGVNHALALDMPLDMSVREMEIKVLNLVSSIKTTKGIIFLVDMGSLTLLDKKIIETLKIPTKAIDMVSTPMVIEATRKSLLPEMTLEALEVDLQSFSLAQRTSNNEFVYENNNFLRRVYSDVLVDTFTFLDSNKAIKLLLESFNFIIQNLGLKSNDGLTIKYLFHTSAMLERVIKKEPLGFYKDESEALANTELLFIIKEGFKIIEQSFGIEVPESEFCYVIEIFLPYVERVVEPQRK
- a CDS encoding GNAT family N-acetyltransferase, whose protein sequence is MKKIIETQRTYLREMTQNDYADLCEILQDSETMYAYEHAFSDEEVQNWLDWQLNNYEKHGFGLWAVIDKDTEEFIGQVGLTVQKVEDKEELEIGYLLKRKHWHKGYALEAAKACKEYAFNTLNKDKVVSIIRDNNYPSQHVAERVGMKIEGQFTKHYYNMDMPHYVYSIEKDTNASIFHKMTGENIYFKALEIKDAEKVHKYASDKDVKRFIGWRLMAALEETREHIEKMIKNENEGTSIYASVVLKGTEEVIGTAMLFKFDKEASKAEVGYVFDKDCWGKGYGTETVALMSSFAFETLKLHKLYGNVVDTNLGSARVLEKNGFVLEGRFKDHYFIEGKYYDGLYFGRIESEE
- a CDS encoding heme oxygenase (biliverdin-producing), with translation MDFMIDIRNNTKALHLASEKSGFIKRLLEGKASKESYIEYIFNLQVMYKAIEDSLDEHLDHESIKYFATKELYRSELIKKDLEVLAGDKLSEMKLLPSTEACVARIHEVNKEHPELIVTYAYVRFIADLFGGRMFPEILTKSYGIPEDALNYYLQPNIGSVRDYVMEYHKNFEKLNLSEHMQNLFAIEISNVYIYNIAISNELDAKLYSAK
- a CDS encoding DUF2268 domain-containing putative Zn-dependent protease (predicted Zn-dependent protease with a strongly conserved HExxH motif) encodes the protein MKFKFINTLASAKVYVEATLKGNSNFDKLWEENMIKPYWSEISQWAPFDCSFMKPKPIKDIEALKKQLDIFADIDFEELAAEFTRISSELVKQDDDEMVIAFYPLDDENSTVKNLQNGVIGANVFGNILININTLAKDFDKWIPYVMAHEYHHSVWGHNWYVLRGAAKGDLLEYLINEGQADAFACSLYSFLEPKWLSPLTNSEDERLWRKYSLVLDSTDRSVQERYMFGDKSLEIPWCAGYYFGYEIIKSFLKNNPVIGFDKLINIDSDKILSGSSYSRML